From the genome of Lemur catta isolate mLemCat1 chromosome 18, mLemCat1.pri, whole genome shotgun sequence:
CCAATGGTAGCCGCTCGCTCTGAGTTAGCTGTGAGGGCCCAGTCAGCTCATCGTCCTGAGCAAATGCTTCCTAGCGACAAACACAGGAAGCTCCTGCTCTGCTGCCGGCAAGGATGGAAAATCTCTTTCTACTGGAATCCAGGGGAAGGGGTGGAAGAGATAGAAAAACAACCTCTGAGCGGAGCGGTCCAATGGGctaggcccctcccctccctcagggACACCCCACACCCTGCGATGAGCCCTTGCAGACCAACGGTTCAGAGTGTCGCACATTCCAGAACCCACATCCgtaaacacacacgcacacagcaaGTCCCACCAGGGCCAGCACCTCCCGCCTGTGAGTAAAGCAGCTGTCCCAGGCAGCAGTGCTCAGAGAGCCCCTCTCATCTCCGAGAATAAACTCTGAAGCCAGCGGCTGTGCGGACCTGAATCATCAGGGAGCCTGTCGGGGCAGGGGGAGTGACGTCCCAGGACGGGCAGGCAGGCTATATAAGCTCCAGAGGGCTGGGCCCGCTCAGATCTCTTCCCCAGCCACTGCCTGCCAGAGAGTCGCCTTTGCAGAGCCAGCACGCACCATGTCCCAGGTAGGAGGGCCCAGCCGGAGCCCTGCTGGTGCCAGAGGGAGTGGAGGTTGGGACCTGGACGCTGTTAGTGCTGGCAGCTGCGTCTTGCGCTGAGCCCCAGGCATGAACAGGAGGCTTTGCAGCCCCTGGGGGGCCGGGTCTCAGGGAGGATGCCCTGAGGAACCCCTGGTCAGCACGGCTTTGGTGCTATTCCGTGGTTTGttaggaggggtggggagaaataCGTGTAGGGCTTACACAGATCTCTGCatgtgctttgtgtgtgtgtgagggagctGCCTGTAGAGCTTAGCGTGTGCAGTTGTGTACATTTGTAGCTTTGGCCTCTGCAATCATGCACTCTGTGTGCGCGGGTGTATACATAAGGCTGTATCTGTCTCTGTGGGTGTACACATGAAGCTGTATCTGTTTGTATGTACGTACACATGCAGCTATCTGTGTATACACGTGAGGTGTGTGTGTTATGTGCGCACGAGGCTGTATCTGTCTCTGCATTTGCACACAAGgctgtatctgtgtgtgtgtgtgtgtgtgtgtgtgtgtgtgtagacacatGAGGCTGTGCCGGTGGGTGCGCAGCTCTGTGCCTGGGTATTCCCCAGCGAGGGAAGGAATCCCTGCACCTGCCCCCAGGGCTTAGAAAGGAATAAGGCCACAGACCCACAGGCGCCTGGGGTTGAGGAGTAGGGTGAGCACGGGAGGAACCGACAGATCAGCCTGCCTGGGGGGAGGGTTGTCCCCTCCTGTCATGGGGAGGTGCTGACTTTCAACTGTAATTTTGTGGGCATCTGCTCCCAGTCTACCTTATTTTCACCCCCCAAAATAAAGTAAACACTGGCACTTTTTTGGGAGAGGGGCAATCCCTAAGGGACCCCCTGCTACCCAGTGAGCAGGTCTTGGAACTGACCAAGTTCCCTAGGACTGCCCACCCTCGAAGCCAGTCCCTTCCCCTTTGCCCACGGTGCCCAGCCAAGCTCAGGCAGATCCGTGTGAGGCGCAGCAGCCACTACCCCCAGGGGCTCCCAGTCTGGGGGGAAGGGCAGATAGGCAAGTCAGACCGAGAGAGCTGGGAGACACAGGGGTGGGGTATAGtcgggaaggcttcctggaagaggagtGAGGCTTTGAATCAGCCTGAGTTCAGTGAGCAGAGAAGAGGGGTCTTGGCCAAGGTGCAGAGGTAGGAAAAGGGTACCCACCTCAAGGCTTCCAGTGGTAAGATAGGACTCTGGGGTCTCCAAGGCTGACACTCAGGAAGCCCCCATCAAGAAGAAGCGCCCCCCTGTGAAGGAGGAGGACCTAAAGGGGGCCCGAGGGAGCCTGGCCAGGAACCAGGAGATCAAGTCCAAGACCTACCAGGTCATGCGGGAGTGTGGTAAGTGTCCTGCGGTCcgctggggctgggggttggggcacAGATGTGCGtcagtggtgggggagggggttaAGGGTCCTTTTCTGAGAATCCAGagttcctgggctcaggagagggGCCTCCCCTCCCCGGAAGCCAGGCCAGGCCACTGACTGTGCCTCCTCCCGCAGAGCAAGCTGGCTCGGCCGCCCCGTCGGTGTTCAGCCGCTCCCGCACGGGCACAGAGACTGTCTTCGAGAAGCCCAAAGCGGGACCTGCCAAGAGTGTCTTTGGCTGAGAAGTGCGTGCCACGCCCCTCGCCACCCAAGCACCTAGACACAGCAGCCTTTCCCAAGAACTCTTTTTTTATGCCAGAACACCCCTTCTCCCCTGCCGGCTCTGGGCTGCCGCCCTCCCCTCCAGCTCTGCACCAGCACCAATAAAGAGGATGCCCAAGTGCCCCAGCCGTTCGAGCGCGTCGGTTGGTCACTGGCCAAGGCCACTATCTACAGGGGAGCGGGAGGAAGGGTGGGGTGTGGAACATGTCCTGTACCTTTCCCGGGCGTTTGGGAGGGCCCCAGGGGATAGCACAGGTGCTATCATGGCCATGCCACATGCCAGAAGGAGCCTGGGACGCAGATTCCCAGTGCTGAACTGTGTGTCTCAGACCAGACtctttgctgagcctcagtttctcctatATGACAAGGAGTTGAGCTGGAGCCTATCCCATAACCAGGCCACAGTGACACTGCTCGGGGTGGAGCAGGTGGGGTTTGGGGTTCGATCCTCCTCTGCCTTCTACATAAGCCACTGCGTTGCTTCCAAGGACCCCAAGGCTCTGCAGCACCTGGGGACCTCAAAgctccctcccctgcacccttGTTCACGCTGCCTTCTTGACAGCTGTGCCCCCTCTAAGACACAGCCAGATAGATGGAGGTTCCTCTCTGGCCAGGGGCAGGCAGCTCCCTGAGCTACCGCCGCCTCTTCCAAATAGCAGGGTGAGCCTGCCCCCACCATGCTGCCTGGGGCATGAGAGTGCCAGATTCTTGGCCAGTGTGATCGTCCCTCTTCAGTCTTGTGTCACCTGTGTGCGTGGAACTGTCAGATTCAGAACTTGCCCCAATATGATGACAAGACCATGGATAGGCTGACGGTGGCAGTGGCTCATTTCTGGACtggcagggcccagcctggctcAGGGCTGAGGACTGCCTATCCCGGGGGGCAGATGGAGCTGACTGCTTGGAGCCTTTCCCACGGCCCCGGCCAGCCTGGCCTTATATAGCTCTGGCCGGGCCCATGCTCTGTGCCCCAGGGGAGCAGACTTCTGTGAGGAAGGGCCTGGGCCTGCTCACTGGGCACCCTGGGGAGGCTCCCCAGATACAGAAGATGTATGTCCCTGTGTAGTCCGAGTCATATCCACAGCCAAAGGGTGAGCAGTAGAGGTGAGCACAGAGATGAGACCTCTGGCCATAGTCATGCCAAGGAAGGGGGGGACATTTACTTGCAGCCATAGAAATATTATAGCTCCAGAGTCTATGGTGCCCTTCCCCAGGGCCAGATGCTGCCGGCTCTGATGGAGACAGGGCTGATGGAGAAagcccttccccagcctctggaaGCCACCCACTGCCTCCCCGCCCCGTGTCGGCCCCCACGGTGACTGGCCCTCCCCAGGGCTGGTGTCACTGAGTGGTCTTCCTTCCCAGACCCACCACTTGGTACTTGGGCACACTTTATGACTCATCTTTACCCATCTGTGGCCACAGAGTCAGGAGCTGGCGTTGTCAGAGCCACCAGGGAACATGGGTGCCAGCTGCAGAGTGCCTGCCATTTATTCACACTCTtactgtttggttttgtttgtttgtttgtttgtcttgagacagagtctcactctgttgccctgagtacagtgccatggtgtcagcctagctcacagcaacctcaaactcctgggctcaagcaatcctcctgcctcagcctcccgagtagctgggactacaggcatgcgccaccatgcccggctgattttttctatatttttagttgtccagctgatttctattttttagtagagacggggtctcgctcttgctcaggctggtctcgaactcctgagctcaaacgatccacccacctcggcctcccagagtgctaggattacaggcgtgagccaccgcacctggcctcttaCTGTTTGTTACAAAAGGAACACGTCAACTTTATTAAAtgcaactttgttttttaaaatgtcaccgAGACCTTCACCCAGGCCCTTGGGGAGCACTCCAGCACCCCCATGGGTCTGGGCTGTGGCAGGTCACGCCAGTCAAGACAATGGCATTCTGCCCTCTCTCAAGCAGCGATCCATGGGCACCCTTGGCACGACTGGCCTCCATGCCCAATCACCCCATCAGGAGCTCTTCGTGCCATTAGCGCTCTCTTCTGTTCCACGCTCTCCTGTCAGTACATTCCCTGCATCAAGACCTCTGGGCCACGGGACGCAGTGTCTTTATGACTCTCACTTTGTATTGTCAAATTGCAGGTCTTGTTTTGGAGGGCCCTGGACTCCAGGAATAAGGCATATCTGTCCTGCCTTGGCCCCAGTAGATCTTACCCCATGCAGACACCTCCACGGGCCTCTGGATGCCTTCCGGGTCCCCCCCTGCCCAGTCACACTCCCCTGGCTGCCAAGGccctccttctccaggaagccactTGGGCTGGCCCTGCAGCCCTAGTCTTCCCCGCCCCGCCGTCCGTTTCCCCCCAGGCTGACTCATGGAGAGCAGGCTGGCATCTTCACGGTTGCCCCCTCGTCggtgggatgacaggtgtgaagGCTGGCAAGGTTCTGCCTTCAGAGGGGGTGCCAGTACCCAACTGCAGCCCGAGCCTGCCTTTCCTCAGTAGATGTTCCTGCCCCCAGCCAAGGTTCACGGACACTCGTCATTTACCTGCTTATCTGAGGCCACTGCAGTTTTTGGCTTAAAGATCCCAATTTCTCAGAACCTGCCCCCGCAGGGGCGGGGCAGAAGCAAGTTACTAATTCATTCCCCACTTGCTCTTCGGTTCAGAAGCAGCCTGGTGGCCACCGGAGCCACGATGAAGCCCCCAGCCGCTGTCCACGCCCGCGGCTTCATGCTGGTCCTGCTCTGGCTGCTGGCTGTCCTCCAGACCAACACTGCCCGGAAGGTAGCTGACGTCCACGGTGCCTGTGTGCGGGCAGCGTGAGCTGGGAACGAGAGAACGTGTCTGGGACGTGGGGGAGAGCTTCCGTGCGTGCaggcgtgtcagtgtgtgtgtgcaaaggAAAGGTGCTGACCACCCACCAGGCGCCACCCGAGGGCCTTACAGGAATCCTCCCACTTAATAAACGGGGTGATCctgtttctccattttacagatgaggaaatccgGTTTTGAGCCCAGTTCTATGGCTCCTGGCTGAGGGACCTCGGGGAAGTTATTTATGCTATGTCTCGGTTTCCTCATCGGTAAAACAGGGTAATAATGAACCTATTCAGAGCACTGTTGTGAAATCAAACCCATAACacctgtaaagtgcttagcacaatgctgGGCGCAGAGCAAACACTCGAGCACATGAACAAGCCTCTCAGCACCTCTGTGCTAAGCCGCGTGTGCAGCTAGACAGCGGTGCATACACGAGCATTGCATGTGGGCAGGTCAGCGGTGTGTAAGGCTCTGCGTGAGTGCACATATGTCCTTCCTCTGGGGGACCACAGACCTTGGGGCAAAGGGCATGTGAGAGGCAGAACTGGGGGAGGGTGCGCTGCAGGGGAAGGGCACAAAGAGGAGGAGTCCCGGCTCTTAAAGTCTGGCCCCTCACCTACCTTCAGGTTCTCCCAgttcccacagcccctggcagggGACCGGCAGGAGTTGTTTGCCCCAGTTTCCGTGGAGGCCACCACCTCCAGGAACCAAAGGACCTGTTCACTGCCCTCCCCTGGGCAGGGCTCAGCCTGCGCACAAAGCTTCCTGGCCCCACCAGGGCCCTCGCCTCTGCCCAAAGGATGAGTGTGACATCCCTTCCAGACACTGGGGCTCAGGCTTCACCAGCCACTGCGTGCTTGTTCTCCAAGGGACACTGTGGGCCCCCCTAGATCAAAACGGACGTGGCCCCTGCCCCCTGGCACTGTAGGGTGGGGAGTGAGGCACACAGCTGCCTCTTATTTGAGGTGAATGTGCACCTGTGACTGCCTGGCCGGTCCCGCCTGAGGCCGGGTCCGGGCTTAGCTGGGCTGGAGCAGGGCTTGGTCTACGCGTGGGGAGTGTTGCCCTGAGCTGGGGCAGCGATGAAACTCTCCGACCCCTTCTCCCTCACTGCTGCAGAATGACATCGACATCTACAGCCTCACCGTGGACTCCAAGGTCTCATCCCGGTTTTCCCACACAGTCGTCACCAGCCGAGTGGTCAATAGGGCCGACACTGTGCAGGAGGCCACCTTCCAGATGGAGCTGCCCAGGAAAGCCTTCATCACCAACTTCTCCATGTAGGTGCCCCCCACCCGCGTCCTCATCGCCTCCCCCAGCGCGGCGACCCCATCTGCTCTGCGCCCCATCTTCCACCTTCCTGAGGGAGGCGTGCAGGGTGCGTGCAGCTTTACCAAGGAAGCGTCGGTTCGCAGAGACGCCTCCCTGGCTGCATCCGCCATCCCTGAGCGCTGCCCAGGCAGCCGGCGGAGAACCGTGGCACCTGTGTCTGTGCCCGCGAGGAGCACAAACTCACGGCATCCTGAGGCCAGACACAGGCAGGAGCAAGTCACCAAAAAGCAGATTCCAGCTCAGAATATGAAAAACGTCCTAACCCCCTGGACTGCCCCGCAACAGAGAGTCACCCTGAGGAGGGGTCCTCCTTGGCTGCCCCAAACTTGGGTGCTGCAGAGGGTGTTTCTGCTCAGCTGCGTGAGGAGGTGCCCGGGGTTCTGTGGACCCTGAGCCAGTGATGATCCTTACTCTCTCCGTCCTCTGCCGACTCGCTTTTGCAATGTTTGCTGAATGTCTGTCCCTGGGCCCCGGGAGAGGCCATGATTAAGGACAGGGGAGAGGCTGCTCCCTGAAGCAgcgagggcagaggcaggggcagagaggaagtGTCTCTTAGGCGGGGTCCCCAATGTACCCTGGGGCCTCTGGGAAACGGCCAAACTGCTGTGGAGGGCTGGGGTCCCTGTAGttggctcctccctccctccctacctgTGCCCCACTCCACAGCAGCCcccacactccccaccccagAGCCCAGGTCTGTGCTGCCCAATGCGCCCCGTGAGCCTCGCAGGCTGTGCTGGCTTCGGCATGGGTGCCCGGGCTGGTAGGTTGCCATGGCATCTGCCTGGAGCCCAGCACTGTCACCACCCCTCTCTGAACCTAGACCCTGTTGCTGCAGCAGACAGGAAAGCAGAGGGCGGTGTTCCCTGCTCCCTGACCTGGCCAGGAGCCCCAGGTACCGGGAACTGTCCGCCCGGGACGTGGAGCCCAGCTGCCATCCCGGCCCAGAGTTAAACGATAACCAGGAAGGTCAGGGAGGGGGGCCGCGGGGTCCCAGTGTCCTGGCtgcaccccctcccacccagcctgCACGTTCCCACCCTTCATGCCACCCCCAGAGGAAGCAGGCGTATGCTTACCACGGCCCTACTCACCCCATAAGGGGGTTCTGGAAAAGTCATTTTCCTTCCAGAGAAACAGCTCAGGCAGTTCTTTCTCAGCCCCAAACGATGGAAGCTGGGAGCCTCTCCACACCCCCTAGAGTCCCAACCACCAGTTGTCCAAAACCTACTTCCAGAGAGGTCCGCCCTCCCAAAGTGCCTGCCTTGCGCGGGGGGAGGACGGAAACAGCGCAGGGGCCTGGAGTCAGAGCCTTCAGCCTGTGTCTCCCTCCTCAGTCTTGGCCCCGCAGGGCTGGGCGCAAGTCGGCTCAGAAAGCTCCTGCTGGTGATTAACTGGCAGCTCTGGGAACGGtctgggaggggaaggagcaaGCGGGGATGTGGGGCCCGCCCGGGCAGGCAAAGGGAGGGCAGCAgtcaacccagccctgccctccgcGGCCTCCCTCCTCCGACCCTTCATGAAATGCACGTTACTGACACTGCGCAGGCCTCGGGGAGCTGAGGCCTGGCGCACTCTGCGGAGGCCCTGCCCTCGCCCTGTGCCGTGCAGTGGAGCGGGCCCCTCCCACCAGGCTCTCCTGCCCCCAGGGTCATCGACGGCGTGACCTACCCGGGGAACATCAAGGAGAAGGCTGCAGCCCAGGAGCAGTACAGCGCAGCGGTGGCCCAGGGCAAGAGCGCCGGCCTCGTCAAGTGAGCAGTGGGGGGAGACGGGCTGGCGTGGGGGGTGGTGCAGACAGAGCCCCTGCCTCGGCCCTTGGCCTTGCTCCCACCTCCAGCAGCCTCACCCCATCTGGCCTGGAGGGGCAGGCCTGACGCCCCCCTCTCCCAGGGCCACCGGGAGAAAGACGGAGCAGTTCCAGGTGTCGGTCAGCGTGGCTCCCTCTGCCAAAGTCACCTTCGAGCTGGTGTACGAGGAGCTGCTCAGGCGGCATCTGGGGGTGTATGAGCTGCTGCTGAAAGTGCAGCCCCAGCAGCCGGTCAAGCATCTGCAGGTACCTGGCGCGACCTCTTCCCAGGAGGCCTCCTGGGTGGCCCCTTCCCTGCTGAGGGCAACCCCTCCTCGTCCCTGAGCTTCCTGTGAGTCCCAGCCCAGTCTCCCAGCTGACCCGGTGCCCCACGTCTTGCCTCCAGATGGACATTCACATCTTCGAGCCACAGGGCATCAGCTTTCTGGAGACAGAGAGCACCTTTGTGACCAATGAGCTGGCAGATGCCCTCACCATCTCACAGAACGCGACCAAGGTGGGCCTGCCGTGGACAGCAGGTGGGGTGCCAAGGACCCTGGCTTCAGTCCAGCCCTGAGCCTGGATTTCCAGACAGAGGGACAGTTGGGGAGAGTCTCTGAGCTGGAGGGGCTTCTGGGATCTCTGTGTCTGTGCTGTCATCTGGCAAGGCCTGGAGAAGGACAGTGGGTCCCTGCATGAGCACTGACATCTGTGGGGCAAGGACTTGGAGAGTGGACTGATGTGAGGGTCCTAGGCCCCGGTGGAGAGGAGATAGCTGGATCCCGCACGGCCTGAGCCCGGCCTCTGCTTGCACAGCTCTAGGAACAGGGGACTCACTCTCACACCCTCTGCCCTGCATGGAAGCAGGACATCAATAGCTCAGCCTGAGAGAAAGTTCCCTGGAACGTTGACCCAAGGCTGCATCCTGGAATTGGGACTTCCCAACATACAGACGGGATACATGGTGGTGTTGGCTTGGCCTTGCTGCGCCGCCCAACTTCAGCCCGGTTGTTTCTTCAGGCTCACATCCTGTTCAAGCCAACGCTCTCCCAGAAGCAAAAGCCCCCAAAGCTGCAGGACACAGTCCTGGATGGCAGCCTCATCGTCCGCTATGATGTGAACCGGACTCACTCAGGGAGCTCCATTCAGGTGGGTGGATTCCAGGCAAGAGCAGGGCAACCTGGAAATCTGTCCACCCTCAAGGGTATGAGCTTGGGTAGTCTGGCAGAGGAAAATAACCACTCCTGCTTAGCAGTGTgcaccagggcctggcacagataGAAAACAGGCAGTTTCATTGTGTTGTCCCTGAAACTGTCCTTTTCAGAGGCAGAAAAGTTTGTCTCTATGAAGAGCTTCTCTGTGGGGTTTCCCTCTTTACCTTTGCTGCCAGGAGGCTCACAGCTTAGTTTTGTGCTCAACTGCAGTAGTTTCTTTCATACTATTTTCTGACGTTATTATGCTTCTCTTTGACTCCTTGTTTGTTAAGTCTTCCCTCTTATGATGGATGTCAGGTTTATTGTGTCTGAACCTTTTAGGATAAGCTGCCTCAAATACCAAAACAAATAGGAGATAAAGTTGTGGGGAGCATTCTAGTGAGCTGTGCATGAGCAGGGAAAGCTTCTGTGGAAGAGGGGCTGGGCTGAGCCCTGAAATAGGGAGAGGATTTGGGGAGACTAGCAGTGGGATGTAGATGGGAGGTTGGAACAAGGGGAGCATAGGAGCCCAAGGATTTGGGGTGAGGAGGCTGgaccgggcagggcagggctgcagctcTGATTGCCTGGGTGTGGTCTCACTCTGGCCACAGATTGAGAACGGCTACTTTGTGCACTACTTTGCTCCCGAGGGCCTGTCCACAATGCCCAAGAACGTGGTCTTCGTCATTGACAAGAGTGGCTCCATGAGCGGCAGGAAAATCCAGCAGGTGGGTCCCCTGGGCCTGGACAGGGCCCTGAAAACTCCCAGGCCTCTCGCACCATCGGCTGTGGTCCAGCAAGCAGACCTCCATCCTCCTGGGTAGGGGATTCCAGGGGCCAAGGTTGGCCAGAGCATGGGGCAGCCTCTGCCCCGAGAGCGTACGCCACGTCCCCACCCCAGACAGGAGGCCAGGGCTGCCAGCCCAAGGGCACATGAGCCCTCAAGGAACCCCTCTGagctccttctcctctcccccgACCAGACCCGGGAAGCCCTAATCAAGATCCTGGATGACCTCAGCTCCAAAGATCAGTTCAACCTCATTGTGTTCAGCGGGAGAGCAGCCCAGTGGAAGCCGGCCCTGGTGCCAGCTTCAGTGGAGAACGTGAATGAGGCCAGGAGCTTCGCTTCCGACATCCAGGCCTTCGGAGGTGCGTGCCTCTGCGGCCCTGCAGTGGGGGCTTCCGGGCACCTGGCTGGGAGCCACCTTGACAGCGTGTGCCCCTCAGGGACCAACATCAACGACGCGATGCAGATGGCCGTGCAGCTGCTGGACAGCAGCAACCAGGAAGAGCTGCTGCCCGGCGGCAGCGTCTCCCTCATCATCCTGCTCACCGACGGCGACCCCACCGAGGGTGAGGCTCTGCCGGCACCTCCAGGGCACACCGTGCCGGGGAGCAGCTGGGCCCGCACCTGGGCTTGCTGTGggacctggggcagggaggggggctgCTGAGGCCCCTCTGGCTCTGAGGTTCCAGAAATATCCATTGAGCAAATCACTATTTTCTCACCCTCTTCCCAAACCCACGGGTCCAGGGGAGATCAACCCCGCAAGGATCCAGGAGAATGTGCGGGAAGGCATAGGTGGCCGGTACAGCGTCTTCTGCCTGGGCTTCGGCTTCCACGTCAGCTACGCCTTCCTGGAGAAGCTGGCGTTGGACAACGGCGGCCTGGCCCGGCGCATCTATGAGGACTCGGACTCTGCCTTGCAGCTGCAGGTGCCAGAGTGCCTGGGGCGGACTGCACAGAGCGCTGGAAAGACTCCAGCCTGGCCCTCGTGACACCCCCTTGCCCTGCAGGACTTCTACCAGGAGGTGGCCAACCCACTGTTGACGGCAGTGGCCTTCGAGTACCCAAGCAATGCCGTGGACGAGGTCACGCGGGAAAACTTCCGGCTCTTCTTCAAGGGCTCGGAGATGGTGGTGGCCGGGAAGCTCCGGGACCAGAGCCCTGATGTGCTGTCAGCCAAAGTCAGCGGGCAGACGGTGAGTGTGGCCAAGCCATCCTGGAGGGGAAGGGCAGCTGGGGCAGCCACCCCCTCTACAGCCAGAgcagctgggttcaaatcccagacGCACCAAGCTCCTCATCTCAAAGTGCCCTGAGCCTCAGGTTTTCCCTCTGCCGCCTGGAGGGTGAACCCATTGCCTGGGTTCACCATAGAGATTCAATGAGACAAAGTAGTGATTCTCATGAGACCACCTGTGCTGTGACCAGAATAGGTAGGCACTCAGCACTCAGTCTGTGCACCTGTGAGCACAAGGGGACAGCAGACATTCCTTCCCAATTGTCATCTCCTGCTGTCCTCACACTGGCCCTCGGAGGTTGCAGTCAGGCAGGGAGGGctgctcccatttcacagatgtgcaCACTGAGCTCCAACAAGGCAGGCCACTTGCCCTGGGCCCCACTGCAGCAGGGTCCCAAACCCCGCTCACCACACGGCGCCCCGTCCTGACCCagccttctctgcctcctcctagTCAGCCCCTGTCATTCCACAAAGGGAAACTGagcacctgccctgggccaggtccTGGGTAGATAGTGACGAACAAGGCTGACCCCAACAGCCGTGGCTCATCCTCACACAAACAAGGAGCTACAGGCCGGGATCTGCCCCGGGACTCAGGAGAACAGCGCCAGGGGCCCCAACCTGGCCTGGGGaccagggagggcttcccggtGGAGGCTCAGCTGAGACTGAGGGATAAGTAGGAGGAGGGCGGAACCCGAATGGTGGAGTGAGGGAGGAATGTTCTGGGCTTGTGTGGCAGCAGGGCAGCACATGTGAGGAGAGTGGCAGTGGGTGTCAGGGGCCCAGGCCCTTGTGTCGGGAGAAGTGGCCAAGTGCCATGACTGTCGGCAGAGGCAACCTCCTGGcttcaaacccagctctgccacctcccagAGGTGAGACGTggagaagtcacttaacctccctgtgcctcagtttcctcctgtgtaaAAATGGGAGTAAGTCATGTACCCACCTCATAAAGTCCCTGTGTGATTAATATCTGGTCCAGATATTAACCTGGTAAAAATTCCATGTGTGTTGGCAGCTGATACTCGTCTGGAGGCCACACATTCCCGAAGAGTGGAACCCAAGGTGACTCAGGGTGGTTCACAGACAGACATGTCTTTGTTTTAGTAGTTATAcgtttattttaatgtgtattttaaaaaatatgactcaAACCTCAGACCTAAGATTCCACAGATATTATTACTTGAGGTAAGGCCAAGTAAAAAGTGCTAGtctatttaaagttaattttaaaaaaaacatcaaataaacAGCTGTACATGTGGACAGGGCAAAATTCATGCAGGTAGCCCAGGTACCTGCCCAGGTGTGCCCTGGGCAAGACAGAGGAGGCTGGTGCCAGTCGGGGCAGGATCTGATCCACATTGTAGAAAGGTCTCTCGGCTGCCAGGGGAGCTCCGGCAAGAGAGGCTTGGGGGTCCTTTGCCCTCAGAGCCCGTTTCCCAGGCTGCGAGCTGGGTCAGCCTGTGACCACAAGCCattcccggggggggggggggggcgggaagcAGCCAGTCCACACAGAGCTGGGGCACATGCTTCCCTGTCATTGTCCCCCAGTGACCAGCCCCAGCAGAGGGGCTAACTCAGGCAGGGGACGGTTGTTGGGGTAGATGGGGCCCCAACCCCAGAGCCATGACACCTGAATTCTagtctcaactctgccactgaCCGCTGGGGAAGgcccttccctctctgtccctttgcCCCATCTTTG
Proteins encoded in this window:
- the ITIH4 gene encoding inter-alpha-trypsin inhibitor heavy chain H4 isoform X2, which codes for MKPPAAVHARGFMLVLLWLLAVLQTNTARKNDIDIYSLTVDSKVSSRFSHTVVTSRVVNRADTVQEATFQMELPRKAFITNFSMVIDGVTYPGNIKEKAAAQEQYSAAVAQGKSAGLVKATGRKTEQFQVSVSVAPSAKVTFELVYEELLRRHLGVYELLLKVQPQQPVKHLQMDIHIFEPQGISFLETESTFVTNELADALTISQNATKAHILFKPTLSQKQKPPKLQDTVLDGSLIVRYDVNRTHSGSSIQIENGYFVHYFAPEGLSTMPKNVVFVIDKSGSMSGRKIQQTREALIKILDDLSSKDQFNLIVFSGRAAQWKPALVPASVENVNEARSFASDIQAFGGTNINDAMQMAVQLLDSSNQEELLPGGSVSLIILLTDGDPTEGEINPARIQENVREGIGGRYSVFCLGFGFHVSYAFLEKLALDNGGLARRIYEDSDSALQLQDFYQEVANPLLTAVAFEYPSNAVDEVTRENFRLFFKGSEMVVAGKLRDQSPDVLSAKVSGQTHTQNITFQTESSVAEQEEEFQSPKYIFHNFMERLWAYLTIQQLLEQSVSASDAERQALETRALNLSLRYSFVTPLTSMVVTKPEGQEQSQVAEKPVEDENRHKNVHSGHTRFRSHVIGGRQSRITGISPAEPSLAHRRRWSAQGGVSGIPPSFGFGFHTSSKMRGLPGPPGPPHVPDFALANWEDALPTSAFSPSAASNPGPATSHETITIAPAPAPIQAASAILPLPGQSVEQLCVDFKHSQGPMNLLSDPDQGLEVTGQYEEKAAGFSWIKVTFKNPQLQVHVSPEHVVVTRNRRNSVYKWKETLFSVMPGLKMTMDKMGLLLLSGPDKVTIGLLSWDGPGEGLRLLLRDTDRFSSHVSGPLGQFYQEVLWGSPEASDDSKRTLRVQGNDYPATRELKVDYQVGPPGTEVSCWTVEL
- the ITIH4 gene encoding inter-alpha-trypsin inhibitor heavy chain H4 isoform X1; amino-acid sequence: MKPPAAVHARGFMLVLLWLLAVLQTNTARKNDIDIYSLTVDSKVSSRFSHTVVTSRVVNRADTVQEATFQMELPRKAFITNFSMVIDGVTYPGNIKEKAAAQEQYSAAVAQGKSAGLVKATGRKTEQFQVSVSVAPSAKVTFELVYEELLRRHLGVYELLLKVQPQQPVKHLQMDIHIFEPQGISFLETESTFVTNELADALTISQNATKAHILFKPTLSQKQKPPKLQDTVLDGSLIVRYDVNRTHSGSSIQIENGYFVHYFAPEGLSTMPKNVVFVIDKSGSMSGRKIQQTREALIKILDDLSSKDQFNLIVFSGRAAQWKPALVPASVENVNEARSFASDIQAFGGTNINDAMQMAVQLLDSSNQEELLPGGSVSLIILLTDGDPTEGEINPARIQENVREGIGGRYSVFCLGFGFHVSYAFLEKLALDNGGLARRIYEDSDSALQLQDFYQEVANPLLTAVAFEYPSNAVDEVTRENFRLFFKGSEMVVAGKLRDQSPDVLSAKVSGQTHTQNITFQTESSVAEQEEEFQSPKYIFHNFMERLWAYLTIQQLLEQSVSASDAERQALETRALNLSLRYSFVTPLTSMVVTKPEGQEQSQVAEKPVEDENRHKNVHSGHTRFRSHVIGGRQSRITGISPAEPSLAHRRRWSAQGGVSGIPPSFGFGFHTSSKMRGLPGPPGPPHVPDFALANWEDALPTSAFSPSAASNPGPATSHGVDIKIKETITIAPAPAPIQAASAILPLPGQSVEQLCVDFKHSQGPMNLLSDPDQGLEVTGQYEEKAAGFSWIKVTFKNPQLQVHVSPEHVVVTRNRRNSVYKWKETLFSVMPGLKMTMDKMGLLLLSGPDKVTIGLLSWDGPGEGLRLLLRDTDRFSSHVSGPLGQFYQEVLWGSPEASDDSKRTLRVQGNDYPATRELKVDYQVGPPGTEVSCWTVEL